Proteins encoded by one window of Methanomassiliicoccus luminyensis B10:
- the arsB gene encoding ACR3 family arsenite efflux transporter, producing the protein MKKLSFLNRYLTVWIFAAIFLGLGLGVMVPDLSNFLNSLSIGTTSIPIAIGLILMMYPPLAKVKYEELSGITRQPDAKKMFGTSLALNYIVGPMLMFALAWIFLPDQPLYRIGLILTGIARCIAMVLVWNQLAGGDGEYCAMLVALNSVFQVLMYSLYAYFLVYFLSDIISPGSGQAVEISIISVAVSVATYLGIPFLAGIVTRYALVRKKGAEWYDRKFAPRIGKVSLLALLFTIVVMFSLRAEDVLALPWDVVRIAVPLLAYFLIMFTLSFCLSIKLGFDYPRAVAQTFTAASNNFELTIAVAIGVFGIGSGVAFAAVVGPLVEVPVLIALVNLAFWFRRRYYDGYGKVKGNVRNRPALPAQK; encoded by the coding sequence ATGAAAAAGCTGTCGTTCCTGAACCGGTACCTGACGGTCTGGATATTTGCGGCCATTTTCCTGGGCCTGGGGCTCGGAGTGATGGTCCCTGATCTTTCGAACTTCCTGAACTCGCTGAGCATCGGCACTACTTCGATACCGATCGCCATCGGCCTCATCCTTATGATGTACCCGCCCCTGGCCAAGGTGAAGTACGAAGAGCTGTCCGGGATCACCAGGCAGCCCGACGCTAAGAAGATGTTCGGCACCTCTCTCGCCCTGAATTATATAGTCGGGCCGATGCTGATGTTCGCCCTTGCATGGATCTTCCTTCCTGACCAGCCCCTTTACCGCATCGGGCTCATCCTCACGGGCATAGCTCGATGCATCGCCATGGTCCTGGTGTGGAACCAGCTAGCCGGAGGTGACGGCGAGTACTGCGCCATGCTCGTGGCCCTCAACTCGGTCTTCCAGGTCCTGATGTACTCACTATACGCGTACTTCCTGGTATACTTCCTCTCGGACATCATATCTCCAGGCTCAGGCCAGGCGGTGGAGATATCCATCATATCGGTGGCCGTCAGCGTGGCCACATATCTGGGCATACCGTTCCTGGCAGGCATAGTCACCCGCTACGCCCTGGTCAGGAAGAAGGGAGCGGAATGGTATGACCGCAAGTTCGCCCCCCGGATCGGCAAGGTCTCGCTGCTGGCGCTGCTGTTCACCATCGTGGTGATGTTCTCGCTTAGGGCGGAGGACGTCCTTGCCCTGCCCTGGGATGTGGTCAGGATAGCCGTCCCCCTGCTGGCGTACTTCCTGATAATGTTCACGCTGTCGTTCTGCCTGAGCATCAAGCTAGGGTTCGACTATCCCCGCGCGGTCGCGCAGACCTTCACCGCCGCGTCCAACAACTTCGAGCTGACCATCGCGGTGGCCATCGGCGTGTTCGGGATCGGGTCGGGGGTAGCGTTCGCGGCGGTCGTCGGTCCGCTGGTGGAGGTGCCGGTGCTCATCGCCCTGGTGAACCTGGCGTTCTGGTTCCGACGCCGTTATTATGATGGGTACGGCAAGGTCAAGGGCAACGTCAGGAACAGGCCGGCCCTGCCGGCACAAAAGTGA
- a CDS encoding HAD-IB family phosphatase translates to MAASVPSPPDGARGREQMGLAILSDFDGTITDIDTAAYILDRFARGDWKAVDRLLEDGAITIDECMSRQFAMIGISRDRIIAELEAIVAPREGFPTLVEMCARNGATLRITSAGMDFYIRHFLKARGWGAIDVVAPRIDEGAGGITFSFPPLEQEGALNFKDDQVRMEKGRGNVVAYLGDGVSDLAAALSADLPFAVEGSRLDRLLEKSGKAYQRFTGFSEVLPVLFGHYFSGLKSSEPEFIQ, encoded by the coding sequence GTGGCTGCATCAGTACCCTCGCCGCCGGACGGGGCGCGGGGACGGGAGCAGATGGGGCTGGCCATATTGAGCGACTTCGACGGGACCATTACCGACATCGATACTGCCGCATACATCCTGGACCGCTTCGCGCGGGGGGACTGGAAGGCCGTGGACCGCCTGCTCGAGGATGGTGCCATCACCATCGACGAGTGCATGAGCCGGCAGTTCGCCATGATAGGCATCTCCAGGGACCGCATCATCGCCGAGCTGGAGGCCATCGTCGCCCCCCGGGAAGGGTTCCCTACCCTGGTGGAGATGTGCGCCCGGAACGGCGCCACATTGAGGATAACCAGCGCGGGAATGGACTTCTACATCCGACATTTTCTAAAAGCGAGGGGATGGGGAGCCATCGACGTGGTGGCCCCCCGCATCGACGAGGGGGCCGGGGGCATAACGTTCTCCTTCCCGCCCCTGGAGCAGGAGGGGGCGCTCAACTTCAAGGACGACCAGGTCCGGATGGAGAAAGGGAGGGGGAACGTCGTCGCATATCTCGGGGACGGCGTCTCCGACCTCGCCGCGGCGCTGTCGGCGGACCTGCCGTTCGCGGTGGAGGGATCGCGCCTGGACCGGCTCCTGGAGAAGAGCGGAAAGGCCTACCAGCGCTTCACCGGCTTCTCCGAGGTCCTGCCGGTCCTGTTCGGCCATTACTTCTCAGGCCTGAAGTCCAGCGAGCCCGAGTTCATACAGTAG
- a CDS encoding MBL fold metallo-hydrolase, with product MADPVLVRKIKAEGLAHLSYLVGSGDGAAVVDPRRDCQIYVDLADEAGMDIVLILETHRNEDYVTGSRELAAVTGAPIFHGDLGFGYGAVVREGQEFDVGQVRLRALSTPGHTPESMSFVLFDLSSGPEPVAAFTGDALFVGEVGRTDLMGPERAARMASQLFDSLHCKILPLGPGTIIYPAHGAGSACGGSISSREESTIGLEMCQNPALQFSTREGFVDMKLREKLELPPYFKRMEELNLEGQPVLGGTPRLPLISPEGLTSRMSGGVVVDVRSPPAFAGVHIPGSVSIPLQVLPHYAGWVLPYGRPLYLVLGMEDPAQAVRDLIRVGYDRLGGRLNGGMEGWAKAGLPAEGFAAMIPMELEERRRSGEDIFILDMRNEREWESGHVEGAHHIPLQDLVRGQAPVPRDRKVAVMCASGLRGSIGASILAASGHRMIANVIGGTTGWSAAGLPMVRPPPAAEVTPVRATASR from the coding sequence ATGGCGGACCCCGTCCTCGTCAGGAAGATAAAGGCAGAGGGGCTGGCCCACCTGTCATACCTGGTAGGCTCGGGCGATGGGGCGGCGGTGGTGGACCCCCGGAGGGACTGCCAGATATATGTCGACCTGGCCGACGAGGCGGGCATGGACATCGTTCTTATCCTGGAGACGCACCGCAACGAGGACTATGTCACCGGGTCAAGGGAGCTGGCGGCCGTGACCGGGGCGCCCATATTCCACGGGGATCTCGGCTTTGGCTACGGCGCGGTGGTGAGGGAGGGCCAGGAGTTCGATGTGGGACAGGTGCGCCTTCGGGCGCTCAGCACCCCGGGGCACACTCCCGAGAGCATGTCCTTTGTCCTGTTCGACCTCTCCTCAGGGCCGGAGCCGGTGGCGGCGTTCACCGGCGACGCCCTTTTCGTCGGTGAGGTGGGCAGGACCGACCTCATGGGGCCGGAGCGGGCGGCCCGGATGGCCTCCCAGCTGTTCGACTCGCTGCACTGCAAGATCCTTCCCCTCGGCCCCGGCACCATCATCTACCCGGCCCACGGGGCCGGCTCCGCGTGCGGCGGGAGCATATCCTCCCGTGAGGAGAGCACCATCGGCCTGGAGATGTGCCAGAACCCCGCCCTTCAGTTCAGTACCAGGGAGGGCTTCGTGGATATGAAGCTCCGGGAGAAGCTGGAGCTTCCCCCGTACTTCAAGAGGATGGAGGAGCTGAACCTGGAGGGGCAGCCGGTGCTGGGAGGAACGCCCCGCCTTCCCCTAATCTCCCCGGAAGGCCTCACATCTAGGATGAGCGGCGGCGTGGTAGTCGATGTCCGCTCGCCCCCCGCCTTCGCCGGCGTGCACATACCTGGCTCCGTCAGCATCCCCCTGCAGGTCCTCCCCCACTACGCGGGATGGGTGCTCCCCTACGGCCGTCCCCTCTATTTGGTCCTGGGCATGGAGGACCCCGCCCAGGCGGTCCGTGATCTGATACGGGTCGGCTACGACCGCCTGGGCGGCCGCCTGAACGGCGGGATGGAGGGCTGGGCCAAGGCCGGTCTGCCCGCCGAGGGGTTTGCCGCCATGATCCCTATGGAGCTGGAGGAGCGCCGGAGGTCCGGCGAGGATATCTTCATATTGGACATGCGGAACGAGAGGGAGTGGGAGAGCGGCCACGTGGAAGGCGCGCACCACATCCCCCTGCAGGACCTGGTACGGGGGCAGGCCCCGGTCCCCCGCGACCGGAAGGTGGCGGTGATGTGCGCCTCCGGCCTGAGAGGGAGCATAGGGGCCAGCATCCTCGCGGCGAGCGGCCATAGGATGATTGCCAACGTCATCGGCGGGACCACCGGGTGGAGCGCGGCCGGGCTGCCGATGGTAAGGCCGCCCCCGGCCGCGGAGGTCACCCCTGTTCGTGCCACAGCTTCACGGTAG
- a CDS encoding ArsR/SmtB family transcription factor — MTNSSRKKEAEADGEVCCVVNGKPRLPGELEVRLESAGGLESVLESIPPPDRLKMEAGMHRALADPTRLRILHSLSRCDLCPCVLKEVTRLTDSKLSYHLSVLEQAGLIESYPLRKWRIYVLTETGREWMGG, encoded by the coding sequence ATGACGAACAGTTCTCGCAAGAAGGAGGCCGAGGCGGATGGCGAGGTGTGCTGCGTTGTGAACGGCAAGCCCCGGCTGCCCGGAGAGCTGGAGGTGCGCCTTGAGAGCGCCGGGGGCCTGGAGAGTGTGCTGGAAAGCATCCCCCCGCCGGACCGACTGAAGATGGAGGCAGGTATGCATCGGGCCCTCGCCGACCCCACGCGGCTGCGCATCCTGCACTCCCTATCGCGGTGCGACCTATGCCCCTGCGTGCTGAAAGAGGTCACCAGGCTCACCGACTCCAAGCTCTCTTATCACCTCAGCGTACTGGAGCAGGCGGGACTGATCGAGTCCTACCCGCTCAGGAAATGGCGCATCTACGTCCTGACGGAAACGGGGCGGGAATGGATGGGCGGATGA
- a CDS encoding double zinc ribbon domain-containing protein, producing MAKIRACREALAPWLKGEVRRHCAVCGHEVERLERSCPSCSAHLRKECPECHYWVEIDAAYCIACRRPFPVPPPPKATVKLWHEQG from the coding sequence GTGGCAAAGATCCGGGCATGCAGAGAAGCATTGGCCCCCTGGCTCAAGGGGGAGGTGAGACGGCACTGCGCCGTATGCGGACATGAGGTGGAGCGCCTGGAGCGCTCCTGCCCCTCTTGTTCAGCCCATCTGCGGAAGGAGTGCCCAGAATGCCACTACTGGGTGGAGATCGATGCGGCGTACTGCATCGCCTGCCGCCGCCCCTTCCCGGTGCCGCCGCCACCCAAGGCTACCGTGAAGCTGTGGCACGAACAGGGGTGA